The DNA window TTCCGTGATCAGTCCAGATGACCAATTGATCCGGGAATTCCTGATCCCAAACAGCGTCTATCAACGCGTGCTCTATAGCTATCACAACGGCAGCCAATACTTCTTCGGCACCAACAACGATCGCGGTCTCGTGATATGGAACCACGCTTCCATCCCCGAAAACGGCGGAGCCCATTGGTTGATCCCTCCTCCCGCGGAGCTTAGCAACTGCATTGTCTATGGCGTTGTCACGATTCAGAGCCCCTTTGAAGGCACTCAACACTGGATCGCCGCCAGCAACGGACTTTTCATGTGGAACGAGCAAAACTGGTATCGCTACGACACTTCGATCAAACGCTTTATCTACAACACCAGCAACGGCTTATGGAACAATGATCTGCTTTATTACGTGGACGAGGAAAGACTATATGGATCGGTGCGCACCACCCCCACCAGCATCTATCTCGATCCCTTCGGACGCATCTGGATCGGCAGCCTCGATCACGGCATCAGTATGTATAACCCCAAAACTGAACGCTTTACAAACTATTATGCGGCAAATTCTCCCCTGCTCTCAAATTATATCATCGCGCTTGGCTACCAACCCGTGGAAGGAAACCTCCTGATCGGCACTCCGGATGGTTTGAACACCTTCAGAATAGGGAGAACGATCAAACCCGAAACCACGCTGAAAAACCTGAAAGCCTATCCCAATCCCTTCCTGCCAAATGGGACAAACACCGTCCAGATCGTCAACCAACCCCTGGACGTAATGCCTGCCGGCACAAACAATTGCAAAATCTACGACAGCTCCGGTGCGCTCATTATCACTTTATATGAAAACGAGTTTTCACGTTTCGAGTGGAATGGAAAAAATGCAGAAGGCAAGAACAGCGCCAGCGGTGTCTATTTCTTTGTGGTCACCGATGCCGATGGCAACAGCAAACGCGGTAAGATCGCGCTTTTGAGATAGTTTAACGGGTCGCCAAAGCGGCGAAGATCAAAACCCCGATATCGACACAGGCATCAAGGGGCAAAAACTTGTCCGAATGCAAGGCATCGTCGCATCCGCCACCCAACCAGAACAGCAAGCCAGGGTAGCGCGAGGTGAAAAAGCCAAAGTCTTCCCCCGTCATGGCTGTTTCGGCTTCGATGTATTCAATACCGTTTTCCGCACACAGCCTGCCAAGCTCCTGTGTCAGTTTCCGGTCGTTGATCACGGGGTCGTAGGAGCACAGAAAATCCACCTCATATTCAGCCTTGTTAGCCTCCGCGACTGCATCGCAATTTTTCAGAATCAGATCGTTTATATGGTGGCAAACGCTGTTCCTCAAAGAGCGGTGCGTCCCTTCCAGTATGCATTTATCGGCAATGACGTTGCGGATGTTTCCGGCTGCCATCTTTCCAATGTGAAAGATAACGCGCTCAGTTTGAGACAGTTGCTCGATATCATGTTTCATGGCGTTTATCAAATCAACCCCCGCCTGAAGGGCGTTTACACCCATTTCCGGATAGGCGACATGTGCTGATTTGCCCAAAAATCTCACGTCAAATTCCTGCGGAATGCCAAAAAATATCCCCTCACGGCTGGAAACCGAGCCCACCGGCAGACCGCTACCCACGTGTAGGGCAAAGACTTCGGACACGGGAAATTGTTGGATCAATCCCTCTGCCAGCACGGATTCTGCGCCGCCCTTTCCTTCTTCGGCGGGTTGGAAAAGAAAAAGTAGGTTGCGTTTGGGCTTGGTCTTTGCGATGTGATCTATCAATCCCAAAAGCACAGTCATGTGCACATCGTGTCCGCAGGCGTGCATCATTCCCTGATGGACGGATTGGTATTCGCAAGCCGTGTTTTCAGTGATCGGAAGAGCATCCATGTCCGCGCGAAACAGTCTGTAATCCCCTTCGCAGACTGTGTATTCCACCAAAATGCCGGGGCTGCTTAAAAACTCGTGGACTACGACATCATCAACATCTTTTAATTGCGCAAGGATTGCAGCCTTGGTCTGATGTTCCTCAAAAGCGATCTCCGGTAATTGATGCAGGGCATGGCGTATGGCGATCAGATCCATATCACATCTTCCGTGAGTATTTTGCGTGGCGAATGAGGATTCTCACAGCGTTGGTGGCTGCTCCCAATCTCACGTTGTGCCCCACGTTCCAAAACACCAGCGAATGATCATCCGCTCCAGATCGTAAACGGCTCACATGGCTGAAATCGCTATTTCCGATGCTCAGCGGAGTGTCATAAGTATTCTGGGCATAAACGATCGATTCGGAATTTCTCAAAGCTTGTTCCGCTTTTTTAAGCTCTATCTTTTGCTCAAATTCGGCATAGACGCTATCGCAATGACCATAATACACGGGGACTCTCACTGTTGTCGCCACTACTTTCAAGTCCTCATTGCGCAGTATCTTGCGCGTCTCGTGATGCATTTTATCCTCTTCCTGACAATAGCCGCTATCCAATAGTCCACCGATTTGCGGAATCACGTTCAGATCGATCAATTCGGAATATATGCCGATATCAGAGCCGCCTTTTCTTTGATTGAGCAGCGTTTGCACTCCCTTGTTGCCGGAACCGGAAACACTTTGATAGGTGGAAACCACTACCTTCGTCAATCCAAAAAGATCATCCAACACCGCCAGCGGCAGGATCATCTGAATAGTGGAACAATTGGGATTGGCAATGATGCCTGTATAGCCTTCCAACTGGTCTCCATTGACTTCCGGAACGACGAGCGGGATATGGGGTTCGCGACGGAAGGCGGAGGAATTGTCGATAATCACACTACAGGCGGCAAGCGCGATGGGAGCATAGGTGAGCGCGATTCCAGCTCCTGCGGAAAACAGCACATAATCATAGTGTTTGAGCAGCGATTTCTCATTCAAAACCTGCACCTCAATCGCCTTGTCTTCAAGGTAGAGCAGGCTACCCGCGGATTTCGCGGAGGCAAATAGATCCAGCTCATCAAAGACAATATTTTGCTCTCCCAAACAGGTGAGCATCATTCTGCCAACTTCGCCGGTGGCGCCGACAATCGCTATTTTCATTCAAATACCTCATACATCAAATCAATAGATAAAACATTCTCGTGAAAGCTCTGCTTTTGTCAATGCAAAACTTGACAAAAAACCCGTCCCCCGATCTTTAGCCCAAGATAGCGCGCCCCAGTAGCTCAGGGGACAGAGCAGCGGTTTCCTAAACCGTTGGTCGGATGTTCGAATCATCCTTGGGGCGCCACCAAAATATAAGGAATATATGGAATCTATCTTCCCCGGCAGCTTGGTACTGTTCTATAATCTCGGCGAACTTCATCTCGGAGCGGTCATTTCCGCAGACCAGACCTCCTTCTATGTCCAAATCTCCGACGGAACCATCTTGCAGCTTCCCTTATCGCGCTTTTGCCTGATTTCCAAAGAGCTGATCGATCCCGCTGTGGCAGAGGAATCTTTGGCAGGATTCAAAGCCTTGTTGAATAGCGAATATCTCAAACTGGACGCCGAAAAGCTTGCGGAGTTGATCCACAATCAGGACAAACCACTCGGCTTTGATGAGTTATCTATCCTCGCAGAACTTGTGTCCGACGCAAAGC is part of the Candidatus Cloacimonadaceae bacterium genome and encodes:
- a CDS encoding amidohydrolase, which codes for MDLIAIRHALHQLPEIAFEEHQTKAAILAQLKDVDDVVVHEFLSSPGILVEYTVCEGDYRLFRADMDALPITENTACEYQSVHQGMMHACGHDVHMTVLLGLIDHIAKTKPKRNLLFLFQPAEEGKGGAESVLAEGLIQQFPVSEVFALHVGSGLPVGSVSSREGIFFGIPQEFDVRFLGKSAHVAYPEMGVNALQAGVDLINAMKHDIEQLSQTERVIFHIGKMAAGNIRNVIADKCILEGTHRSLRNSVCHHINDLILKNCDAVAEANKAEYEVDFLCSYDPVINDRKLTQELGRLCAENGIEYIEAETAMTGEDFGFFTSRYPGLLFWLGGGCDDALHSDKFLPLDACVDIGVLIFAALATR
- a CDS encoding aspartate-semialdehyde dehydrogenase; this encodes MKIAIVGATGEVGRMMLTCLGEQNIVFDELDLFASAKSAGSLLYLEDKAIEVQVLNEKSLLKHYDYVLFSAGAGIALTYAPIALAACSVIIDNSSAFRREPHIPLVVPEVNGDQLEGYTGIIANPNCSTIQMILPLAVLDDLFGLTKVVVSTYQSVSGSGNKGVQTLLNQRKGGSDIGIYSELIDLNVIPQIGGLLDSGYCQEEDKMHHETRKILRNEDLKVVATTVRVPVYYGHCDSVYAEFEQKIELKKAEQALRNSESIVYAQNTYDTPLSIGNSDFSHVSRLRSGADDHSLVFWNVGHNVRLGAATNAVRILIRHAKYSRKM